A segment of the Chitinivibrionales bacterium genome:
TAAGCGGAATGTTTACCCCGCGGAAATTCAGGCTTTGACCGACCGCAATAAGTAACGATGTGCCCACCGGGTTGTTCCTTTCTCCGGTGTAGTATATCTGGGGACCCATCCCGAATTCCAGGCCCATGGGCATTCGTATCCCCATAGCCAATGAGGTACTCGGGATAACCGTTCCGTATTCAACGCCGCCGAGAAAGGGGATCGCCTGAATTACAAAGCCCGGACCACCGCTTCGGGGAGCAACGACCCATTCAAAATGCCAGCCAAATTGACTGATTACAGGATCAATTCCCTTATCCGTTAATCTGTCCTGCATAGTTCCCGGAAGAACATAGGTTATTCCCATACGGGGACCCGATAACCGGTTCGATTCCATTTCTTCACCGGTATACTCATCATACGCTTCTTCCGTCTGACCCGAAACCGGGATCTGCCATAGCGAAGTGATCATTAATGCAATCAATAGTGAGTGTATGGTAAACTTACGCATTGTTTCCTCCAATAAGTGGTTTTTACAGTATGGAATTTATTGCAACAACAAGTGCAATACCCGAAATTATGGATAATGCACCAAGACCTAATTTCTTTGAATCGATACTTTTATACTGCTGCTTCTTTGAGAGCTGTACAGCACTGGAATGTTCTGTATTCGATTTCATCTCCTTTCCTCTATAAGGTTCAATTTCAACGGTGTTAAAGACTGTATCCGTTATCGTGGTGATAAGTGTATCGGTAATCGTTACAATCGAATCTTTGACTATGATTTCGGGCTTGATTGACGTTACCAGAAGCATTTCAAGGGCCCGGTCGGTAAGGGGGAGAAGTGAATCGATTTCACCCCGGCATCGTCGGTTAACCGATGACTCTATGGCGCCGCTTGATATATCAATAAGCTTCAGGACAATATTATAGGTTGTTCCGATTTTACCGACAGTACCGGTGACAAGTTTTGAAACGCCCAGAATGGCGCCGGCTTTGACAAGACAGGCACTGTCCGAACAGACACCCTGTTGCTGAAGTCGTGTTTCGGCAAGAATTTTATCCATATCGGTCCTTGATACAACTTCAAAATTGCCATAATGAATAAGATTCGATTCAATTTGTTCCTGAAGAGAAAGTGCCAGCGACTGGGAAATATCGATTGATCTGAAACCATACACCGATATTGTGGTTTGAGTGGATTTCTCTGCAGAAACCACAACGACTGCCCAGATGCATATGAATATCGATTTTCGCATAGTAAGTGATTTCATTGTATATTCCTTTTGTGCATCATCCTGAGATATTTATTCGTGCCTAATTTCATTCCGAATGGAAACTCAAATTATATGCCAATTCTGAAACATTTCTATAAAAGGTTGATTTAACGAAAGATATAAGAAGGATAGCGATATTCAATCGCGAAATGAAAGTCGCAAAAATGCGACTACTTGGGGCTGGTAGTGATCGATATGCGACTATCGCCGGCTTTTTTTCTTATTTCCGCCCTTTTTTTGCTTGAAAATGTGCATTTGGGGCTTAATAATAAATTAGTGAGATCAGATGTGATTTAACGAGACAGGATTGCACGATATACTGAGAGAAGATTAATAATGCAAGAAGAAATAGTAAGGGCCGACAAAACCTACCGTAACCGTCTTTTTTCTGGATATGCGTTAGGAGCAGTGTTTTTGGTCCTGATTATTAAATATGTAATTCCCTGGTTTTTACTGCAACTTCAAGAACTTTCTATTCCCCGGGCGATGGTGGTAATTGAAACCGTGGCGATAATTTTCTTGCTGAGTTTTATCGGGCCGGCATATTATCTCATTATCACCGGGCGAAAAATTCTGAAATTCAAACGAGTGCCCTATCCAGGTATGAAAGTTATACGAGATACAAAAGTCAAGCGTGGAAAACCGGCCTTTTTACAGGCGAGAGTGTTGATTGGTGTAGGAACACTTTCGATTCTCATGTCATTGGCGGGTTCTTTCATGACTCATTACTATTTTGTTAAGTTTAAAAATGATCCGATGTTTAAAGGAATCTTCCAAAATCCCTCCGAAAACCGGAAATAATTACTCTTTACGATTGTTATAATATAATTAGTGAAGAAAATGCTTGCTTGATGCTGTGTGCAGATATTTCTTTTTATAGAATTCAGATTCTGAATTTCCGGTAAAGTTCACCGTTTATTCTATAAAATTTTCTTCACAGGGGGTGGTATGGGAGCATGCCGATTCGATTCGAAGAGTTGATTCGATTCGTATCGCCGATTCTATTCATCATGAAATTATGAGACTTGAAAAGGAAAAACTTCGGCTAATTCTCGAAACACAGGAAGGTGATGATTGAGGATTTATTGGATTTCATCTGAAAAAAATACGTTTGGACATGAAAGAAATGGCCGAATTTATGGTTACAATAGCGCCAAAAGAAAAATGCAGGGCAAAAAAGAATGGTGAAAATAAAGCATTGAAAATCGAAATGAAATAAAGATATAATCTAATTCATTACTTTTAAATCCAGAGTCCTCATAATTACCAGGTATCAAGCCGCAGAGGGGGATCGAATGAAATATGGAGCTCGCAATAATATTACTGCAAAAGTGCAATCGATTAAAAAGGGTGATGTAATGTCGCTTGTTAAATTCGAAGTGATGGTTCCTTCGGAAATGGCCTCGGTGCTGACAACCGAATCTGTCGAAAATCTGGATCTTCGGCATGGCGATCAGGTACAGCTCGTCGTAAAAGCAATTAATGTGCTGCCGGTAAAAGAATAAAGAATTCAGCCCATGGCATACGAGGGGGAGTTCCCGGAACAAACAAGCTCTCCCGGCTTAGTGCAACACTCCCACTCTTAAATACTGAACAGTGGAATTGTTGTCGATATCGGTCACTGTAATTGCGGCAACATAGGTACCGCTTCCAACAACTCTTCCATTCCTGTTAAGACCATCCCAGCCAAAGTAGTACTTGTCCTTGTTATCATCCTGTACGAGAGGTAATTTGTCTGCGACGATATTCCCAACGGCATCGAAAATGGTAACGGATGTCTTATGGATATCGAGTTGCAGTGCTTTTGCGGATATAACCTGACCGAATGTACCGGTTCTAATCGAGCTGTACCGGGGGTTATCATCAAGGATATCTTTAATATTTCCAGGAAGTGGTTTGTCGGGTGCAAAGGGGCTCTCTACCGCAGGAATCCAGTTCAGTTCCACACCCCATTGAATAGGTGCAAGGTTTCCCGGGGGAAATGCTCCCTGCATATCTTTCAGGTGAGGGGTGTTTGATATGAGCCAGATTGTATCCTTTCCCGGTGTAATGACAACATTTTCGATTTCATCAGGAGGAATGATCAGCCATACATATTCTGCTGAGTCGGATCCTTCAGGATATCGGATCTCCATATTCAACGAGTCGATTGTATCTGATTTCGAAGTATAGATTTTGAATACATCGGTTACTTTAGTCGGCGTAGCTGATTTTCTATAGGGCCATGTTACTTCTTCGTTGAATTGAATAAGAATATGATCAGGATTTTCAACCGGCGCCATGGGCTGCTGACCGGGAAAATAAAGGGCCTTTACTATTGATGGTCCCGGATTGTAAATGATGTTGAGTTCCCGGAAGGCAGTATCGATTCGCGTCGAGTCGATTGGTGCAATCGTTGTTGCACTCAGAATTTCCGAATTTTCACCTGTTGGATCGGCAATAGCTCCCTCAATAACAGTATTCTCTGAAGAGGGAGATTTAGTAAATGCAAATGGCAGTGTAGCCGTAAACTTATTGCCCTTCTCACGTGTGAGTGTATAAACTTCCGAGTCACTATTATCGCAGGTGATGATTAGATCGAGACTGTTATTAACCGTTTCGCTTTTCACTACAGCAATAATTTCTTTATTGCCTGGTCCGGACCAGGAGATCTGTGAAACTGGTTCATCGGGGGTATCCGGAAGAACAAAATAGATATGGGTCGCAACCGAGAGTTCTACTCCCTTTTCAGCCGGAGCATTTCCCGCTTTATCGGTAAAATCGCCGGAAGAGTTAAGAAAAACATAGCTTTCCGAAGACAGGTCGACATCTTTGGGCAGGAGAATTCTGTAAGTGAATCCATCCGATGAAAGACTGATTAGTTCCGCACTCTGGAGACTCTTCGATGAATCATAATTGCTTGATGACGCGATGCGTATGAGTTGATCGATTCCAGTCTGATCCAGCGGTTCTGAAATGGTGACAACCAGTGTATCATGATCATCACCTGCCTTTGAAGATGGATAAAGGATGGCTTCAATAGGAACCGGCCCGATCTTATCCTGAATGAGCACGTTATTGGTTGTAAGTACGAGGTTACCGCCGGAGATTTTTGCATAGGGGGGCGAAGAACCGGCTGGTCCGGTGAGATTCTCATCGAACGGGTTACCCGAAAAATCATAGGAAACAGAATGTGAATCGCTGTGCATTGTTGCTGTAGGATTGATGCGGACAAAATCCGGCTCCGTACGATTCCAGAAAGCCGAATCGACTTCGATGATGTCCGGAAGTTTTGTGCTGTCGGATATTGTATACTCGATTACCAGTGAATCGCCTCTGCCGTCATGATCAGAATCGTACAGGGATGCATGAGAAGGGGTATAGGTAGTGATTACACTCTGTTTTACAATAAGTTCAGCCTGTGCCGTGTCACGCGGGTCTCGGGGATGGCGCCAGGTAACCACAACTCGATCGGAACGTGCAGCTTCGATGGTGGTGTTGCTGTCGGTTGATGGTTCATAAGCGAAGCTTACTTGCTTTTGCAGGACAAGCGGTGTTGATGATGGATCCAGGGCGTGATCGTTAATGTGAAGACGTGTTGTTTCATTGTCATCTCCGGTTCTGGTTTCAATTGA
Coding sequences within it:
- a CDS encoding molybdenum-binding protein, translating into MKYGARNNITAKVQSIKKGDVMSLVKFEVMVPSEMASVLTTESVENLDLRHGDQVQLVVKAINVLPVKE